TTGGTTTCCTTATACACCAACACCACAAGTATGCACATATGAGAAAATTGATGTTCTGGACTGGAGGAAACCCTCCATGCGTTCAGTTTGAGACCAAGAATTTGACAGGTTCCGCTCTAAACACCAAACCAATTATTATATCATAGgtccaaaaccaaaaccaaaataGATCAATTTTATCTATCTCAACTCCCCACATCAATCTGTATCTCAACAGAGGGGAACATGTTAACAGTCCCAAGTTGCGAATGTAACATCTTCTTTCCGGCGGCATGTTAATGGTACCTCACACGgtgtccatccatccattcattcattcatggtGTTACAAACACGCCTGTACTAATCTGCCTACAGTGTAGGCAACCTCTTATTGAAATTGACATTCTTGCTTCTGATAATGCTATACCCACGATTGTACAGTACAGGCTGCTGAGCATTATTGTCTTTACTTACACGGATCTGGTGAATGGTTCAGTTACAGCCTCACAAAATATACACAAGCACAGCATCATAAGCTACTAAAACTGATCAAAGCTACTTTCTGCATGGTTCTTCGCTGGTTGCCCCTCCATTGTCATGTGAGAAGTGGGATTTCAATCCAATCCAGCACTGGTAGTAATCGAGATCCCGGGATGGGGAATCGAGGGCCCATTGGCAAACCCTGGGGATGAGTGCAGACTCGAACATGAATGCAAGCGTGCCGCTTAGCCTTGATGGCTCATTGGCATCAGGACGGCTGATTGTTGCCTGCAAATTGATGCAACACACCATGTTACAAACACATCAGCAGCCATACCACCTACAAGGAAGGAATTCCTCCCTACCATCGGCATGACTAACCTCGTATGTCTTGGTGTCTGGGCCATGAGGTGTCATGCAACTGTGAAGGCTAGCACCTCCAGGAAGAAAACCATCAGCTTTGGCCTGCATAAGTTCAGAAAGATGAGTTCTGATCATGACTAGCTTAGTCAATACACACCAGAGAGAAAGAGCAGATGCTAGCGAATGATCAGGTCTGACCTCGTATATTCCATAGATCAATCCCATAAATTCACTCATGCAATTGCGATGATAGTATGGAGGGCGAAATGTGTTCTCAGCGACCAACCATCTAGGCGGGAATATCACAAAATCAAGCAATGCGACACCAGGCTTATCAGTTGGTGCAGTCAGCACTGAAAGTTGAAGAAATATATCATGTAAAATCCCCCTCACTGAATTGAATGAACTATACACATTGTGTTTTAAGATAATGTAATACAACTATTATCATTGTGTTGGTCGTGAAAAGCAATCACCTGTATTTACTGATGGATCAGCATGATCGAATAGAACAGTGTTAAATGGACAGAATTTACTCAGGTCGTactgaaagaaagaaagaaaagaaaatcagatCATATGCCTCTACCTGCAAATTTCTGCATAGAAAGAAAGGAATTAACATGGCTAGATAAAAAGGTTTACCTTGTAAGGGACATAATTTCCATGCCACGCTACCACATTAAATGGAGAAAAGTCCTGAGTGGCAGTGAATAGCTCACCACCATATTTCTGCACAATTGTGTATCCTGGGCGGTGGACTTGCTCAAACCATGCTGTTGGGGAAAGGAAATCCCTTGCCGAAGCCAAGCCATTTGCACCTGCACACCAACCGGACATCTTCTAGCAACATAAACCTTGTATGCTTACactgtaaatatttttctttttttttaaaaaaaaaagaaacaaatgcaGAAAGGTTGAAGGCACTGGTATTACCAATCGGGCCAAGATCAGGGAGCTGAAAGTGGGTACCGAAAATCTCAGAAACATAGCCACGTGAAGGACCATCGGGCAAATCAACAGCAAAGCGAAAACCCTGGGGAATGACAACAATTTCACCAGGTGGGACTAGCAGCTTCCCACATTCAGTTGTGATCAACAGCTCTGGGCTTGATAGAAAAAGGAGGAACTACGGTTAGCATACATATTCCTGTAGAAGGTAGGCATAACTGAATGGAAATTGCATTAAGCATTATACTACTTTTGAAGCATGGtgcttgttttcctttttttttttaaaaaaaaagaagaaggtaCGTTAACAACCACAGACACAGAGTGGCACAAGTGGAGCACTGGAAATGATGAAGATTGAATAATTCAGGGGAGAAGAGAAATAATGTCATTGTTCATATGGTGGTAAGCAAGGCAAGTGGCAATCATGTTGTGGTGTGGAACAATTGATAACTGGAGGGGAAAAGTGTCATGAGGTTAATTAATAGTACAGTAGTGGGTTAATTTGCAGAGATGAAGAAGGAAGGGCAGGGCAGGATAGAAGTGAAGAAGGGAATGGAAGATACTACAACATACTTCCTTGCTGGGGGACAATGAGGAAATCGCCGTCAGCGTTGCAAAAGGCGCATCCGTCCATGGACTTGTTAGCAGCGTACCTGGAGCAAGCAGGATATAATGGATTGAAAGAAAGTAGAATCAGCATggatatacatacatacatacatacatacatacatacatacatacatacatacatgtggATGGCGTATCCGTGGCGCAGGAAGGAGCTGCCAGCGCCGCAGACGGTGTAGAGGCCATCGATGAAATCGAGGGGAGGATGGTGGGGGGGCACGTCGGCGGGGCGCCAGCGCAGCTGGGTGGGCGTGGCGACGGTGTCGGTGGTGGTGCGGTCGAAATCCCCAATGAGGCGGGGGTGGGCGGGGCGACGGGGGTGGAAGGGCTCGTGGGTCACCGAAGGCTTGATCCGGTACAGCCATCTGCATCTTTCTTTCATTTGATCTGATAGAATTGAGGAAAGATTGAAGAATCTGATAGAATTGCTTACGTTCGGAGGTTGCGGGCGCGCGGGGCGGTGAAGGGCGTGCCGGAGAGCTGCTCGGCGTAGAGTCCCAGCGGGCAGACCAGCGGGCTGTTCTGCCCGCGCGGGagcgtccccgccaccgcctccgacgACAAGCTGTTGCCCAGCCCCGACAGATATACGTACTCCAACCCCCCCTTCTCCTGCTGCTCATTCTGCGCCGCGGGGGTTGCCGttgccatggccatggccgctggccggaggagagggagaaggacaACACAACTGCTTGTCTCCTTTCAGTTTCAGGAGGCTTCTCCTCTCCTGTATCTCACTCTTCTTCTCACCGTCTGTATATATCCTCCAATCAACTACTCCtcctaaataaaaataataataattactcTCTCATATTACTACTACATACTAGTAGTAATCTAATACtgattactaacacatattctATGTATTAGCATCTCTTCTTTATCAATATACTTTTACCCTCTTCTAAAGAAAATTTGTTCTGTATTAGCCTCTCCTATTAGGGGGAGGAGTATTGTTGCAAGACGTTTGCTTATTACAACACAACAATTTTCGCAACTCCGAATGTGCGTAGTgtacaacaagaagaagaagaagaggaggagcagTTTGTCTTGCCTTCACTTACTCAGACAGCGATGGATTGGATGCCATCTCCACGTACTAAGTATCTCTTATCTTCTTCATCTAACACTGACCGTTCTAAACTATAAgatctatattttgtttataataacatattttgattattaatttatttcatatttatattattaataAATGCATAATACTTAGCATTTACTATTGttatcattattattattattattaccgagttgaattttttaaaaaagtatacCCTATAATTTTGGACTACTACTGACCAGTCATCCTAATCTTCTCAGGAAACTGGAGTAGTTTGCTGCCTCTGCCTacttaaaagaaaaggaaaaaaaacaagtcaACTTAACCCAAGCTATGATGCACAGATGCACCCCTATCTTGTTTCTTGGTGGAGGAGATGCATTTGCTGAAGCTTTAGTTGTAGTATCTCGCGGTTCAAACAGACATGCAGTTCAGCAAATAAAACTTGGGAGTACCACCTTTGTGGTAACTGGTAAGAGTCAAACAAACGACTTGCTCTTCAACTATCGATCGCCTGCAGGCAAGCAGGCCTCACGGACACGGAGGCTGCTGCGGATCAGGGCAAGGAGTGATACAAGTTGGCAGGTAGACACGCAGAGGACGGACCACCTCTTCTGCTGGGACGTTGTCCATCCAACTTTAGTATCACCGATGCCCATGACCACTTCGATTGCGCAATTCTAGCTATGGCTCAACAGGATCATCGCTTGTTCAATTAATGATGATCCATTATATATGTTCAATCCTGATGCATGCATGTTACAGTCAGGCTGCTCAAGCAGATTGTTTGTTTGCAGCAGTATCTATGCAATTTGCGTATTTTAGTGAGTTGAGTATTGCCTCTTAAGTGGTCTCCTTCTCCTCTTGTAAAGGTGGCTTGAGCTGAGCAACAACAACTCATCAACATCATGAATGTCTGCTTCAGGGTCCCCCCTCCTAGCCATCCAAACAGAATAGATAAATACCGGTCAATCCCCCTGGGCAACACAAAACAACCCATTTGATGTTCCTCAACAGCTTCTGTACAAATCAAGAGATCAATCAATCAAGCAGCATCTCACCAACACAACAAACATATGCCTGGTGAACAAACACATATAACACAGCTTTGTTAAACATGCACGCAAACATTGCAGCTCACAACAAGGTGTAGTAAGACATCCCAGAAATATTCTTCATCGTATATGTAGAACCATCAGCGACACAAGATCCAACTCCATACCATTAAATTGACAGAAACAAGTCCACTAGGCTTGCCAACATTTAGATTTAGGTACCACCGGCAACATCAACACATTTCATAAACCAAACCTAATGATAGAACAGGTCTTGCACAAAAGCATCAGTTGAACCTTCCCCTGTACATAAGTAATAACCAGCTCCAAATCTTTTCAATAGCTTTCCAGGATAAGATGAACCTACTGCTACCGCTGCATCAAAAATCTATGTCCACAGCCCGAGAGCCAATCAAAGTCTAAGTAGTCAATCCTCGTCGACGACATCCACCAGCTCATACTCGACCAGCGACACGTTGTTGTCTTCCTTAACTTGAAAGCTGGCAGGGTCCGTCACCTCGATCCGGCCCCATTTGTCAACTGCCAGCCTCATGGTCCCCTTGAACATGTCAATCTTGGCATTGCGGAAGATGACCGTGGTGCCTGGCTTCACCAAGTCAACTGTTGACACGAAAAAAGGATAGGGCTTACTTAGATGGATGAGACACACACCACAGCTTTTGAACAAAAAAGCGAAGTGATTATAATGATAGTAAGTGACTAGCACATATCCATCATCGACCAAGATCAATTAACGGGCATAATATAGAAAAGTAAACATACACCATTATTATGTAATGAAGTGAATAGGAACGTGAGGCAGTGTTTCAGATCAGAAAGCAATAAGAAACACATATCACTTTGCATCAATGTGGTATAGAAATAATAAGATGAGACACCAGAAATATTTGTCTCCTTCATTGCCTAGGGACACACGCGGTATATGTGTTGCATCAAGCGCAATTTAAGTTACATTAGAAAAAAACTGTGATCCTTGAGCAGTGGCGGAGCATGGGTCTCCACAATGGTGGTTCAGACTTAGTATATGGCAAACCAATAAAGCCAAAGGCACATTGAAACAAGTCAATGAATGGAATGATTCAATTGGCATACAAAAGttaaatggttttttttttctggcatAAGCTTCTTGTTTCAGTATATAAGGGTATATAATGGGTGTTGTGCCGCCAATTTGCTTGAGCAAAGGATACATGAGAGGTTGCAGTTGAATACTGTAATGAATAAGGAAgtaggaggggagaggagaggacctTGTTGGTTGCGGGCGGTGAAGAGGACGGTGCCGGTGTTGTCGCCGACGAGGCACTCAGCGAGACGAGCGCGGGGAGGAGGGTTGTCGAGGATGATGCGGGCGGAGAGGACGCGGGCGGTGAGGGTGTGGCCGTGGCTCTGGGGCCGCAGCCGCTCCACGGTGGTGAACACCGGTTTACGCAGTTGCTGCGGCGGCCgtgcgggagcgggagcggatGGCGAGGGGTTGGGTGCGCGGGGGCGCGGCACGTaggagggagcggcgccgccgcgacggccgtAGGGGCGACCGGTGGAAGACATGGCCGGCAATCTCTCCGAATCTTCTTCTTGTTGGATTGGAATCGGaaagccgcagccgccgccgccgccgccgccgcctaaaCCCTAGCAGCACAGCacagcagagcagagcagctaGTATTCCCAGAGTATGATTTATGAAGAAGAGGATCGGATCGGATCGGCGACGCAACGCAACGCAACCGAAGAGGCCTACGATGGTGGGCCTGGGCCTTTCGTTCCTCATGGCATGGGATGGGCCTTACTCCTACTACTGGACCGGACAGAGTTTTGATGGGCCTAAATATAATCCACATGTACGGTACTAGAGAGACCGTTCGAATTTGAGAGCCTTTCTTTgtctaaaaaatttaaaaagaaaacagaaaagaTAAGGAATAAACTCCAATTTAACTCCCTCAACTATTGGCTGGCATAGCCTCCAACCATAACATGGGATATATTAACCCCCAACTCCTAAAACCGATGTAAAAGACTCACTGAACGGTTTTCGCTGACGTGTCTTCTACTCTTTATCTAGTCCAATTTGAAGATCATATGTTAGcgcctctttctcttttctactTTCTTTGTGCTAAAATATTACAACATccatcctagtacaacgaatgaTAGTCTAGATTCGTTGTCTTAGAATAAGTCAAATCctattataaattataatattttgggacggatgaagtacCCCATGAACACGTACGTACTGCGCCAATAATGCAGAACCTGAGCGGCGTGTAGGTGGGTGCATGTCAGTGTTATCCGCTAGCTACTACTCCACAACATAGTAAAAAAACCGGATCGGGGGTTGACCTGCTCTGGCTGCGGTTCACCGATCGAACCATcggttatttatttatttattattatattatatttctaCTATTTTTAATATAGAACCATCACAAATCGGTGAAAATATGTACTCCGACCACATCCTTTCTCTTCTTTCAAAGTGGACTACTACTACTCctttctccgtcctaaaatataaagcaTTTCTAAGGTTGACACGAGTATACTAAGAAAGTATGTGAGGATGATTAAATAAAGCGtgtaattggttgagaagagaaactAGGTGAAAGAGAATgcttgtgattggttaagagaAGGATGTAGGTAGAGAAATAACCTCATTTTAAAACAAGGTATTGtactgttatattttgggacggaggtagtacctgAGTTTATCCGACTTCACTGGACTGGACAGGGGTATGGACAGTGCAACCTATTTGATTGAGATTGATGTGGTCGTGTTGCGTTGTTCACAAATCACACAAATCATTGAGATTGATTGGACGGAGCAACGAGCTAAACGTGCCTTCTTCGTTAGTGGTCAACTATTTGATTCGATTCCATATATTCGGATTCATTCAACAATCGTCATGGATGCATGCCTTTCTTATATAAAAAGGTCACTGGTTTGGACAAGTGGAGGGAGCATATCAGGCCCTGTAATATCAAAACCAGCGGCGCTAGGAGCTGTTCCCACCCACGAATCCACGATCTTTCCGACTGCAGTCTACTcctctccataaaaaaaaaaactgggatTCCGTGTTTAACGGTTGACTGCTcatcttatataaaattttcttataattagtatttttattattgttagatgataaaacatgattaatattttacgCGTGTCTTgtctttttaacttttttcataattttttcaaataagacaaactgtcaaacgttagacacggaaatccaggtttttttttgacagagggagtGCTTCACAAGTTGATAtgaagtggagttgtggagttgGCTCCACCCTTTAATTCATTATGTGATAACACTCTAACCAATTTTATACCGTTCATATGTAGAGTTGAAACTTACTCCAACTTCAAGAAAGGTCAAGCTGCAGCTAAAACTATGCCAAACGGCCCCCTAAGCATATCGACTCCACCATTTTCTCTTCAGcttaagctaaaatttaaatttcaaaacttaattttatatcttttttaaaaaaacatagtatAAACTTATACGCTCTTATAAATATACACGCACACTTTACCTATATCAACATCTTTGAAAGATTGGGTCATCATATCTTAGAATTGACGAAGTTACCATGGGTCGATGGGTATGTCGTCTACCATTGAAATAATATTAGCCGTAAATGCTAGCAACCGTGCTAGATTCCACCACAAGAATTCCAACTAGTTGAGCTATGCTCACCTCGTAGTTTTAGAGTTGGCTTTGATATTTTATTCATGCTAATTTATCTTTTAATATTGGATTTAAATcactaaaaaattatataaaatttttatccaTAAATTATCTTCTAGTTACTAATAAGCATTATAACTTTCAATCATATGTATACGAAATAATATGACTGATACGACAAGGGAACGGGTAATATAAGTACTACTCCCTCGTCTCTAGAGTTCTCCAGGAAGACTAAGGCTATGTTCGGCACCCCTTATTCCCAACCTCTCTCCCTGGTTTTCCacacgcacgctttttaaactactaaacggtgtggtttggtatatatatatatatatctatatatatatatatatatatatatatatatatatatatatatatatataggaaagttACATAAAAAATcgtattaatccatttttcaagttaattttagctaatacttaattaattatgcgatAATAAGCTGTTCCGTTTTCTATGTCGATGGGATAGACTCCCAACTGGCACAAACGAGCGCAACCTAAGGAGAGATGCGAGTTAAgttagaaataattattatttgttaaGATGAAAAGCTAAGGGGAGAAGTTAAATGAGACATAATTATGATGAAAAAAACCATAGATTGAGATTTGACACTACATAGAAAAAACCAATCTAAATGAAGATTTGATATCACATAGATAATAGAGGTATATTTTATGACGGAGAAAGCGACTGCTCGTATTTGCTACGCACAGATAAATCCGTAAGCGCATGGATACCGTTGTATAGCACTTTCCCTTAGAGCATTCCAAGGGTATTAAATGCAAGAAATGAGTGTGTATATCTACAAACAGGATTCTACAAACTACAACAATTTGATGATAAGATTGGCTAGAGATAATTTCTATAGATTCAACTAGTTATCTTAAGTTAAAGGTAAAATTCTATCGAATGCTTCGAGCATTGGCCCTCTCTTAGTTTGTCAAGGTGAATCTTGCCTTGAGCTCTATAATGCACCTGAACATGGAGGGATGCAAAGGATGAACAAGGTTGTCACCACCTACCGCCTATCTCACTTTCAGTTAAGCGCACAACAAATAAGGTAACTGCTAACCTACACACCACTTATTGACTACTACCCTAGTCTCGCGTAGGAACTTCCTTTTTTATCGAGAGTCTTAGCACTACTATATCACTTTATTATAAGCTAAGCGACAAACCCGCACCGATGAGAATATATCTCACTCAAGTAAACTAATTAAACAATATAAGAAATCTCGAACACTTATTTATAAAGCAAGCATCCGCTGAGGTACAAGCAAAAAGAAGGCTGACAGCTCTGGCGCTTCTTCGGAACTCCAATGGAAGAATGCTGACAAACCTGACACTCCTCCGGAAGTTCTCGGAGAGAACTCTCATACTTTAGGGCACTCCTTCTGGAACTCCCCTCATTCACTCAATAATCCAACATACTAAGCAAAACCTAAAAGTGAGTTGTACTCTACTTTGTGTGTTGAGCTCATCATTTTATAGCTTCCGTATGATGGTTGGAATGTTCGTTGTTGGCGGTTCACCCGAACCAAGAGTTCGGTTGATCCCTGGGCCTCACCCCTCTCCACCAACTTTCTTCAGCGGCTTACAGGTGGGCCCTTATGGCAGTTGAGGATTGTTTGGTCCCACTTTAGGTCTTTTTGACTGTCAGGTGCATcatccaatccgtgtacttgcGTATGATTGGCCGGAGGTTTCTTTTGTCGCATGACAGGTGTATTTTCATCCATAAATAAcctgcatacatatatttaccaaatttagtgGAAATGGTTAGTTGTTAGCCCCTATCACTAAGTTTTGATATAACTTTTTATATTCTTTTTGCAGGAGTTGATAGTTAAAGTTTGCACTTAATGACCATCAACAACAACTATTGTAGATCTATTGgagacaaaaggaaaaaaaagtattactccctccaattCCATAATTCTTGATGTTTTAGATGAGATTGAtatcaaacttttataattttaactatcaatagtttaaaaaatatttaatttaaagaCACTAGAACAACTTATATAGACTTGTCTTACAAAGTATCataacaaaaggaaaaatatatgtatttattagatatattataattaaaaaatatagtaaaaatatattttgaagtCAATGCCATTATTCAaagggtaaattggaaccatgccattataattttgcaaagtttgagatatgacATCGATATCTCAATAACATATATggcccacatgagtcaatggcATGTAGGTCAGgatgacatatctcaaattttacaaaacgaGTAGTAGATTTTGTAGTATGTTGAATGATGTATACGGGCGCCGTCCAGTTAGTTGCACTTAATTGTCAATTAAGCTGGGGTTGGGAGGGATGTATACCTTAATCATTGGACTTAATTGTGAATGTTGCCTTTGATGGTAGGCCGAACCATCGATAGCTACGAGTTTGGTCGCTGGTAATGTAGGAGTAGTTTGTTTGTTcggctcgatcgatcggcgcGCTGTTTACTCATACTCTCTCTTCTttgtttcgaaatgtttgactttattaactttttag
The Oryza sativa Japonica Group chromosome 6, ASM3414082v1 DNA segment above includes these coding regions:
- the LOC4339844 gene encoding homogentisate 1,2-dioxygenase isoform X1, giving the protein MAMATATPAAQNEQQEKGGLEYVYLSGLGNSLSSEAVAGTLPRGQNSPLVCPLGLYAEQLSGTPFTAPRARNLRTWLYRIKPSVTHEPFHPRRPAHPRLIGDFDRTTTDTVATPTQLRWRPADVPPHHPPLDFIDGLYTVCGAGSSFLRHGYAIHMYAANKSMDGCAFCNADGDFLIVPQQGKLLITTECGKLLVPPGEIVVIPQGFRFAVDLPDGPSRGYVSEIFGTHFQLPDLGPIGANGLASARDFLSPTAWFEQVHRPGYTIVQKYGGELFTATQDFSPFNVVAWHGNYVPYKYDLSKFCPFNTVLFDHADPSVNTVLTAPTDKPGVALLDFVIFPPRWLVAENTFRPPYYHRNCMSEFMGLIYGIYEVRPDHSLASALSLWCVLTKLVMIRTHLSELMQAKADGFLPGGASLHSCMTPHGPDTKTYEATISRPDANEPSRLSGTLAFMFESALIPRVCQWALDSPSRDLDYYQCWIGLKSHFSHDNGGATSEEPCRK
- the LOC4339844 gene encoding homogentisate 1,2-dioxygenase, which encodes MAMATATPAAQNEQQEKGGLEYVYLSGLGNSLSSEAVAGTLPRGQNSPLVCPLGLYAEQLSGTPFTAPRARNLRTWLYRIKPSVTHEPFHPRRPAHPRLIGDFDRTTTDTVATPTQLRWRPADVPPHHPPLDFIDGLYTVCGAGSSFLRHGYAIHMYAANKSMDGCAFCNADGDFLIVPQQGKLLITTECGKLLVPPGEIVVIPQGFRFAVDLPDGPSRGYVSEIFGTHFQLPDLGPIGANGLASARDFLSPTAWFEQVHRPGYTIVQKYGGELFTATQDFSPFNVVAWHGNYVPYKYDLSKFCPFNTVLFDHADPSVNTVLTAPTDKPGVALLDFVIFPPRWLVAENTFRPPYYHRNCMSEFMGLIYGIYEAKADGFLPGGASLHSCMTPHGPDTKTYEATISRPDANEPSRLSGTLAFMFESALIPRVCQWALDSPSRDLDYYQCWIGLKSHFSHDNGGATSEEPCRK
- the LOC4339845 gene encoding uncharacterized protein At4g28440, producing MSSTGRPYGRRGGAAPSYVPRPRAPNPSPSAPAPARPPQQLRKPVFTTVERLRPQSHGHTLTARVLSARIILDNPPPRARLAECLVGDNTGTVLFTARNQQVDLVKPGTTVIFRNAKIDMFKGTMRLAVDKWGRIEVTDPASFQVKEDNNVSLVEYELVDVVDED